The Latilactobacillus sakei subsp. sakei DSM 20017 = JCM 1157 genome includes a window with the following:
- a CDS encoding L,D-transpeptidase, whose protein sequence is MLGINWSTSHHQPAKPTASVTHSQTAHVKQTTKKQTSKKTLDWHAPSEKKPYPDVKKYAHFWIDVSIKKHRVYLMDDEKRLYTMRASTGTSDSPTPKGTFHIQEEHGEAFFNGNSGEGAKYWRSFLDHGVYLFHSVPTDKAGNFLPDEAQKLGETSNSHGCIRLSVADAKWFYQAIPVNTKVVIH, encoded by the coding sequence GTGCTTGGTATTAATTGGTCTACCTCACATCACCAACCGGCTAAACCAACTGCGAGTGTTACTCATTCACAAACAGCACACGTGAAACAAACAACTAAAAAGCAAACTTCTAAAAAAACGCTTGATTGGCACGCCCCTTCTGAAAAGAAACCCTATCCAGATGTTAAGAAATACGCACATTTTTGGATTGATGTTTCAATCAAGAAGCACCGCGTCTACTTAATGGACGATGAAAAGCGGCTCTATACCATGCGTGCTTCAACCGGCACGAGCGATTCTCCTACACCTAAAGGTACTTTCCATATTCAAGAAGAACACGGTGAAGCCTTCTTTAATGGCAATTCTGGTGAAGGGGCTAAATACTGGCGGTCATTTTTAGATCACGGTGTCTACCTTTTCCACAGTGTCCCAACCGATAAAGCAGGGAATTTTCTCCCCGATGAAGCGCAAAAATTAGGCGAAACATCCAATTCTCACGGCTGTATTCGGCTATCGGTCGCTGATGCGAAGTGGTTTTATCAAGCAATCCCAGTCAATACCAAAGTCGTCATTCACTAA
- the glmU gene encoding bifunctional UDP-N-acetylglucosamine diphosphorylase/glucosamine-1-phosphate N-acetyltransferase GlmU codes for MVNKNAIILAAGKGTRMKSKLYKVLHEVCGRPMVDHVLTEVEKTAPATVVTIVGHGAEKVKDYLGDRSQYALQAEQLGTGHAVLQAEDLLKDQDGITIVVSGDTPLLTAGTFEKLFAYHHDKGAKATILTATAPDPTGYGRIIRNDIGIVEKIVEQKDTNDKEAAVNEINTGVYCFDNKTLFQALHEVTNENAQGEYYLTDVVEILKKKGEIVAAYKMPNFEESMGVNDRVALSQATKVMRQRINTAHMRNGVTLIDPESTYIEVGVKIGNDTIIEPNVVLKGNTTIGSDCFVGAGSTIVDSTIEDNIQITSSTIESAIMHTGSNIGPNSHLRPNAEIGVDVHVGNFCEVKNAKIGDRTKIGHLSYVGDATLGTDINVGCGVVFVNYDGVAKHHANVGSHVFIGSNSNIVAPVEIADHTFIAAGSTITDDVPEKAMAIARARQTNKENYWAKLPVAKDEEWQ; via the coding sequence ATGGTCAATAAAAATGCAATTATTTTAGCAGCGGGTAAAGGTACTCGCATGAAGTCAAAATTATACAAGGTATTGCACGAAGTTTGCGGTCGACCAATGGTGGACCACGTGTTAACCGAAGTCGAAAAAACAGCACCTGCAACAGTTGTCACAATTGTGGGACATGGCGCAGAAAAGGTGAAAGATTATTTAGGTGATCGTTCACAATATGCCCTACAAGCAGAACAACTAGGAACAGGCCACGCTGTTTTACAAGCTGAAGATTTATTGAAAGACCAAGATGGTATTACAATTGTGGTCAGTGGTGATACACCATTATTAACAGCTGGCACTTTTGAAAAGCTATTTGCTTACCATCATGACAAGGGCGCTAAAGCAACTATTTTGACGGCCACAGCACCAGATCCAACTGGCTACGGCCGGATTATTCGTAACGATATTGGCATCGTTGAAAAAATCGTTGAACAAAAAGATACAAATGATAAAGAAGCTGCTGTTAATGAAATTAACACAGGTGTTTACTGTTTCGACAACAAGACACTTTTCCAAGCACTTCATGAAGTCACAAATGAAAATGCCCAAGGTGAATACTACCTCACAGATGTGGTTGAAATCTTGAAGAAGAAGGGCGAAATTGTAGCAGCTTACAAGATGCCAAACTTCGAAGAATCAATGGGGGTTAATGACCGCGTTGCCCTATCACAAGCTACCAAAGTGATGCGTCAACGCATTAACACAGCGCATATGCGAAATGGTGTCACATTGATTGATCCAGAAAGCACTTATATCGAAGTCGGTGTTAAAATTGGCAACGATACAATTATTGAACCTAATGTTGTCTTAAAAGGCAACACAACGATCGGTTCAGATTGTTTCGTCGGTGCTGGCTCAACAATTGTTGATTCAACAATCGAAGATAATATTCAAATCACAAGTTCAACCATTGAATCAGCAATCATGCATACAGGCTCAAATATTGGTCCTAACAGCCACTTGCGTCCTAACGCTGAAATCGGTGTGGATGTACATGTTGGGAACTTCTGTGAAGTGAAAAACGCTAAAATTGGCGACCGCACGAAGATTGGTCACTTAAGTTATGTTGGCGATGCAACCCTGGGGACTGACATTAATGTTGGCTGTGGCGTTGTCTTTGTTAACTACGACGGTGTGGCTAAACACCATGCAAACGTTGGTAGCCACGTCTTCATCGGCAGCAACTCAAACATCGTGGCCCCAGTTGAAATTGCTGATCACACATTCATCGCAGCTGGTTCAACAATCACAGACGATGTCCCAGAAAAAGCAATGGCCATCGCCCGTGCACGTCAAACAAATAAAGAAAACTACTGGGCTAAATTGCCAGTCGCAAAAGACGAAGAATGGCAATAG
- a CDS encoding ribose-phosphate diphosphokinase, translating into MSEQYFDPKLKIFALNSNKPLAEKIAAEVGVPLGKSSVKRFSDGEIQINIEESIRGDEIFLIQSTSAPVNDNLMEILIMIDALRRASAKTINVVLPYYGYARQDRKARSREPITAKLVANMLTMAGADRILALDLHAVQIQGFFDIPVDHLMGAPLLADYFLSNDLAENAVVVSPDHGGVTRARKLADFLKTPIAIIDKRRPRPNVSEVMNIIGNVNGKRAIIIDDMIDTAGTITLAAQALKDAGATEVFACCTHPVLSGPAIQRIEDSVIKQMIVTDSIDLPKEKLIDKMVQVSVGPLIGDAIKRIHENKPVSPLFENRFKR; encoded by the coding sequence ATGTCTGAACAATATTTCGACCCTAAGTTGAAAATCTTTGCTTTGAACTCTAATAAGCCCTTAGCTGAGAAAATCGCAGCTGAAGTTGGGGTTCCTTTAGGAAAATCTTCTGTTAAACGTTTTAGTGATGGTGAAATTCAGATCAATATTGAAGAAAGTATTCGTGGTGACGAAATTTTCTTAATTCAATCAACATCTGCACCAGTTAATGATAACTTGATGGAAATCTTGATTATGATTGATGCATTACGTCGTGCATCTGCTAAAACAATCAACGTTGTGTTACCTTACTATGGTTACGCACGTCAAGATCGCAAGGCCCGCTCACGTGAACCAATTACTGCTAAATTAGTAGCAAACATGTTAACGATGGCTGGCGCTGACCGTATTTTAGCATTAGACTTACATGCCGTACAGATCCAAGGCTTCTTCGATATTCCAGTTGATCACTTAATGGGTGCACCATTATTAGCTGATTACTTCTTAAGCAACGACTTAGCAGAAAACGCCGTTGTTGTTTCACCTGATCATGGTGGTGTGACACGTGCTCGTAAATTGGCTGACTTCTTGAAGACACCAATCGCAATTATCGACAAACGTCGTCCAAGACCTAATGTTTCAGAAGTCATGAACATTATTGGTAACGTTAATGGTAAACGCGCAATCATTATCGATGATATGATTGATACTGCTGGTACAATTACATTAGCAGCACAAGCTTTAAAAGATGCCGGTGCTACTGAAGTCTTTGCTTGTTGTACACACCCTGTTTTATCAGGTCCTGCTATCCAACGTATTGAAGATTCAGTTATCAAGCAAATGATTGTTACAGATTCAATCGACCTTCCAAAAGAAAAACTAATTGATAAGATGGTTCAAGTTTCAGTCGGCCCACTAATCGGGGATGCGATCAAACGAATCCATGAAAACAAACCAGTTAGTCCATTGTTCGAAAATAGATTTAAACGTTAA
- a CDS encoding N-acetylmannosamine-6-phosphate 2-epimerase yields the protein MANHFLETTKGQLIISCQALADEPLHSSFIMARMAKAAYEAGASAIRANSVVDVQAIMDTVPLPVIALDKVDYPDAPIYITPTLKEMRGIAATGAAVVACDVTGRPRPNGEQLETIVATMRAEYPETLLMADTASLADVEESNRLGFDLVGTTMYGYTPATVGCNIADNDFDYLKKVLALSKVPVIAEGKIDSPEKAAAVLKLGCHSVVVGSSITRPQLIAKHYVDAIQVK from the coding sequence ATGGCAAATCATTTCTTAGAAACGACTAAAGGACAACTCATTATCTCATGTCAGGCATTAGCGGATGAACCACTTCATAGTTCATTTATCATGGCGCGGATGGCAAAGGCGGCATATGAAGCGGGTGCCAGTGCCATTCGGGCGAATTCTGTTGTAGATGTGCAGGCCATTATGGATACCGTGCCACTTCCTGTGATTGCTTTAGATAAAGTCGATTACCCGGATGCACCAATCTATATCACACCAACGCTCAAAGAAATGCGAGGAATCGCAGCGACTGGCGCAGCGGTTGTGGCCTGCGATGTCACAGGCCGCCCACGCCCCAATGGCGAGCAGTTAGAGACAATTGTTGCCACGATGCGTGCTGAGTATCCCGAAACATTATTGATGGCTGATACAGCGAGCCTGGCAGATGTGGAGGAATCTAACCGACTAGGATTTGATCTTGTTGGGACAACGATGTATGGTTATACACCAGCAACGGTAGGCTGTAATATTGCTGATAATGATTTTGACTACTTGAAAAAGGTCTTGGCGTTATCTAAAGTACCAGTGATTGCGGAAGGTAAAATTGATTCTCCAGAGAAAGCGGCCGCCGTTCTTAAACTCGGTTGCCATAGCGTTGTCGTGGGTTCAAGTATCACACGTCCGCAGTTGATTGCTAAGCATTATGTCGACGCGATTCAAGTTAAATAA
- a CDS encoding MurR/RpiR family transcriptional regulator: MAIIEHIKQQYSFLSPQEQKVALAVIQKGASIQRIGIDELAAELQVSNSTISRFVRKIGCQNFVDFKLQFSEGPQPTMTGVQGQVDHESQTSVEIYQFYQDVITKTQARIKQADLDQLVSWIKTSQQLFIYGLGSSGYTAAEFGQRLTRMGIQATVVTESHMMLMTSRIINKTDLVIGLSNSGNTEEVNQAVQNARENGAKTAAITSGTDSPLAAASDLTLFVEDSIGFASARFVNSQFALTYVIDILAMLLLEDEQYNWRMKQTVDTIMHHKLKK; the protein is encoded by the coding sequence ATGGCAATTATCGAGCATATCAAACAACAATATTCTTTTTTATCGCCACAAGAACAGAAGGTGGCCCTAGCGGTGATTCAAAAAGGGGCGAGCATTCAGCGGATTGGGATTGATGAACTAGCCGCTGAACTGCAAGTTAGTAATTCAACCATTTCGCGGTTTGTTCGTAAGATTGGCTGTCAAAACTTCGTCGATTTTAAATTGCAATTTAGCGAGGGCCCCCAACCAACGATGACGGGGGTTCAAGGACAGGTTGATCATGAATCGCAAACGTCCGTTGAAATTTATCAATTCTACCAAGATGTCATCACTAAGACACAGGCACGGATTAAACAAGCGGACCTTGATCAGTTGGTTAGTTGGATCAAAACCAGCCAGCAGCTTTTTATCTATGGTTTGGGTAGTTCAGGCTATACGGCCGCGGAGTTTGGGCAGCGATTAACCCGAATGGGCATTCAAGCGACTGTTGTGACTGAAAGTCATATGATGTTGATGACCTCTCGGATTATTAACAAAACGGATTTAGTGATTGGTCTATCAAATTCTGGTAATACGGAAGAGGTCAATCAAGCGGTCCAAAATGCGCGGGAAAATGGTGCTAAAACGGCCGCAATTACCAGTGGGACTGATAGTCCATTGGCAGCTGCGAGTGACTTGACGTTGTTTGTTGAAGATAGCATTGGCTTTGCCAGTGCGCGGTTTGTGAACTCACAATTTGCGCTGACCTATGTTATCGATATTTTGGCGATGTTACTTTTAGAAGATGAGCAATACAATTGGCGAATGAAGCAAACAGTGGATACGATTATGCACCACAAACTTAAAAAGTAA
- the mscL gene encoding large conductance mechanosensitive channel protein MscL, which produces MIKEFKEFIMRGNVLDMAVGVILGAALKSIVDSLTKNLINPIISLFVGQVDLSGIAVTIPGTKAVFQIGNFLNDVINFLIIAIIVFLIVKGFNKLRDMGKKTEEEVAEEAAPTQEELYLKEIRDLLANKDHQ; this is translated from the coding sequence ATGATTAAAGAATTTAAAGAATTTATTATGCGCGGCAACGTGCTAGACATGGCAGTCGGGGTTATTTTGGGGGCTGCACTTAAGAGTATCGTAGATTCATTAACTAAAAACTTAATCAATCCAATTATTTCATTATTCGTCGGTCAAGTGGATCTTTCAGGGATTGCTGTCACAATTCCGGGAACTAAGGCTGTTTTCCAAATTGGGAACTTCCTCAACGACGTGATTAACTTCTTGATCATCGCTATTATCGTCTTCCTAATCGTCAAAGGATTCAACAAACTTCGCGACATGGGCAAGAAGACAGAAGAAGAAGTTGCTGAAGAAGCAGCACCTACTCAAGAAGAACTATACTTGAAGGAAATCCGCGACTTGTTGGCAAACAAGGATCATCAATAA
- a CDS encoding TerC family protein translates to MNWIVQLYQPFFELNNWQTVIRSSEDWLLILTLVIMECLLSVDNAVVLAAQTQSLPTKIEQEKSLVYGLWGAYLFRFIIIGVGTFLIHLWEIKVAGSLYLVYLVYAYFRKQKQPKQVKKPGSKISSPHRFWRTVISIELMDIVFSIDSVLASLAISSNPVIVLIGGMIGIICMRGIAQIIARLMEKIPELNPMAYILILFIAVKLFLSIPAIDIEIPNLVFAGIVFGTILITLGIHYIRKQRA, encoded by the coding sequence ATGAATTGGATTGTACAATTGTACCAGCCTTTCTTTGAATTAAATAACTGGCAAACAGTTATTCGTTCTTCTGAAGATTGGTTATTGATTTTAACATTGGTGATTATGGAATGCTTGCTATCAGTCGATAACGCGGTTGTGTTAGCTGCACAAACCCAAAGTTTACCAACAAAAATTGAACAGGAAAAATCACTAGTTTATGGTTTGTGGGGCGCTTATCTATTCCGCTTTATCATTATTGGTGTTGGGACTTTCTTGATCCACTTATGGGAGATCAAAGTCGCAGGTTCGCTCTATTTAGTTTACTTAGTCTATGCTTATTTCAGGAAACAAAAACAACCTAAGCAAGTTAAAAAACCGGGTTCTAAAATTAGTAGCCCACATCGTTTCTGGCGGACGGTTATCTCAATTGAATTAATGGATATCGTCTTCTCGATTGATTCAGTTTTAGCCTCATTAGCGATTTCAAGTAACCCTGTGATTGTCTTGATTGGTGGGATGATTGGGATTATCTGTATGCGGGGGATTGCCCAGATTATTGCGCGTTTGATGGAAAAGATTCCAGAATTAAACCCGATGGCGTATATCTTGATTCTCTTCATCGCGGTGAAGTTGTTCTTATCAATTCCAGCGATTGATATTGAAATTCCCAATCTTGTGTTCGCGGGCATTGTCTTCGGAACAATCTTGATTACGCTAGGGATTCACTATATTCGTAAACAACGAGCATAA
- a CDS encoding YdcF family protein has translation MNTFIDHFYILPLIFLALFVGLQLTEKRRFINGIVFNGFLATAVGELAILVFQSDSRNVYYIALAAAIVAFLIILFFYLFGFLLFLWNAYIVWKKESHTLSNMLTLFIGLGLIALFFVPMLANLLHVPEDLRIFIGTISTVFLLYIPLFFYLYLSSLIIYLFNRPRYNQDYIIVLGSGLIDGQYVPPLLASRIERAMTFYHRQVKKGRPAPKLVFSGGQGGDEKLPESVAMQRYAIDHGIPVEQTLTEEKSVNTLQNMQFSKQIIEADTDKDKPRIIFSTNNYHTFRAGLFAKQAHLKADGIGAKTSKYFLPNATIREFIAILSMKRHQLLFVTICSLLFAILAVLLNHLN, from the coding sequence ATGAACACCTTTATCGATCATTTTTACATCTTACCGCTGATCTTCTTAGCGCTGTTTGTCGGACTGCAACTGACTGAAAAGCGTCGGTTTATCAACGGGATTGTCTTTAATGGCTTTCTTGCCACGGCGGTTGGTGAACTGGCCATTCTCGTTTTTCAATCGGATAGTCGCAACGTTTATTATATTGCCCTCGCCGCAGCGATTGTCGCCTTTCTGATTATCTTGTTTTTCTACTTGTTTGGCTTCTTACTCTTTTTATGGAACGCCTACATCGTTTGGAAAAAAGAAAGCCACACACTTTCGAACATGCTGACCCTGTTTATCGGGTTAGGGTTAATTGCCCTCTTCTTCGTGCCTATGTTGGCCAACTTACTCCATGTGCCCGAAGATTTACGGATTTTCATCGGAACAATTAGCACCGTTTTTCTACTTTACATCCCGTTATTTTTCTATCTTTATCTTTCTTCACTGATTATCTATCTATTCAACCGACCACGGTATAATCAAGACTACATCATCGTTTTGGGTAGTGGCTTAATTGACGGACAGTACGTGCCACCACTGTTAGCCAGTCGGATTGAACGGGCAATGACCTTCTACCACCGCCAAGTCAAAAAAGGCCGTCCGGCACCGAAGCTCGTCTTCTCCGGCGGACAAGGTGGGGATGAAAAGCTCCCTGAATCAGTCGCCATGCAACGCTACGCAATCGACCATGGCATCCCTGTTGAACAGACGTTAACGGAAGAAAAATCCGTCAACACACTTCAAAACATGCAGTTTTCAAAGCAAATTATCGAAGCCGATACGGATAAAGATAAACCCCGAATTATCTTCTCAACGAACAACTACCACACTTTCCGTGCTGGACTATTCGCTAAACAAGCCCATCTCAAAGCTGATGGTATTGGCGCTAAGACGTCGAAATACTTCTTACCCAACGCAACCATCCGTGAATTCATCGCGATTCTCTCGATGAAACGCCATCAGTTATTATTTGTAACAATCTGCAGTTTACTATTTGCGATTCTAGCAGTCTTATTGAACCATCTTAATTAA
- the yidA gene encoding sugar-phosphatase has translation MSIKLVAVDMDGTLLNENNVLSPKTIEVVKAAKAQGIKVVLCTGRPLTGVTPFLHELGLTDSSDYVVTFNGALVQNTATGEILVRHTLTHAQYLELEILSRTISVHLHAEDDQFIYTANRDISPYTIGESALVNMPIKFRHVDEIAPDKAFSKVMLIDDPEVLAEGKAKIPTEFFDRYQFVQSEPYFLEVLNTKAGKGNGLRDLANALAIDQSEVMAVGDQGNDLSMLAYAGLPVAMDNAIPELKKIAKVITKSNHLGQDGVAYAIEKYALNK, from the coding sequence ATGTCAATTAAACTCGTCGCAGTCGATATGGATGGTACTTTGTTAAACGAAAATAACGTCCTCAGCCCCAAAACCATTGAAGTGGTCAAGGCCGCTAAAGCCCAGGGCATCAAAGTGGTCCTTTGTACCGGTCGCCCACTCACTGGTGTCACACCTTTCTTACATGAATTAGGCCTCACAGATAGTTCTGATTATGTGGTTACCTTTAATGGCGCCTTAGTTCAAAATACCGCTACTGGTGAAATCTTAGTGCGTCACACCCTGACACACGCACAATACTTAGAACTCGAGATACTTTCACGGACAATTAGCGTTCACCTTCATGCCGAAGATGATCAATTCATCTACACGGCCAACCGCGACATCAGTCCTTATACCATTGGTGAAAGTGCCTTGGTTAATATGCCAATTAAATTCCGCCACGTTGATGAAATTGCCCCTGACAAGGCCTTTTCAAAAGTGATGCTGATTGACGATCCTGAAGTTCTAGCTGAAGGTAAAGCCAAGATTCCAACGGAGTTCTTCGATCGTTATCAATTTGTCCAAAGTGAACCTTATTTCCTAGAAGTCCTCAACACCAAAGCTGGTAAAGGCAATGGCTTACGTGACTTAGCCAATGCGTTGGCCATCGACCAATCAGAAGTGATGGCGGTCGGTGATCAAGGCAATGACCTGTCAATGTTAGCTTACGCTGGTTTACCAGTTGCCATGGATAACGCTATTCCTGAACTTAAAAAAATTGCCAAAGTCATTACGAAGAGTAATCACCTCGGTCAAGACGGCGTTGCTTATGCCATCGAAAAATATGCACTCAATAAATAA
- a CDS encoding HD domain-containing protein translates to MTYALQKLTREKVFRDPVHNYIRVDYQVILDLIDTPEFQRLRRIKQLGTTSYVFQGAEHSRFTHSLGVYEITRQICDQFQINYPTKQPGDGLWDDSQRLVALCAALLHDIGHGAYSHTFEHIFNTDHESITRQIIMTPETKVNQILSQVAPDFPAKVASVIDHTYPNPQVVQMISSQIDADRMDYLLRDAYNTGTKYGEFDLTRVLRVMRPYANGIAFLANGMHAVEDYIVSRFQMYQQVYFHPVSRGMEVVLQKLLQRAKFLYEQPDHHQSLAPQLLIPFFEQDFTLRDYLKLDDGVLNTYFIYWLDCPDTVLKDLAGRFLSRRPLKSVKFNPSTADCLPEMRALTEQAGYNATYYTAVNNSFDLPYDAYDPSAKSPKTQIEIIQSDGQLNELSSISNLVAAISGKFSGDERFYFPKEMRNTANLEVFAPIYQQFNSYINNGAIQAHPHNQ, encoded by the coding sequence GTGACCTATGCCCTGCAGAAACTAACCCGCGAAAAAGTATTTCGCGATCCTGTTCATAATTATATCCGTGTCGACTATCAAGTAATTCTCGATTTAATCGATACGCCAGAATTTCAACGACTCCGCCGAATTAAGCAGTTGGGCACGACCTCCTATGTCTTCCAAGGGGCAGAACATTCACGATTTACCCATTCTTTAGGCGTTTATGAGATCACGCGTCAAATCTGTGACCAATTCCAAATCAATTACCCCACCAAACAGCCAGGCGATGGTCTTTGGGATGACAGCCAACGACTTGTCGCACTCTGCGCGGCCTTGTTACACGATATCGGCCATGGTGCTTATTCACATACTTTTGAACATATTTTTAATACGGATCATGAATCGATTACGCGCCAAATTATTATGACGCCTGAAACCAAGGTCAATCAAATTCTCAGCCAAGTGGCACCTGATTTCCCGGCAAAAGTGGCGAGCGTCATTGACCACACTTATCCTAATCCCCAGGTGGTCCAGATGATTTCAAGTCAAATTGATGCCGATCGCATGGATTATCTATTGCGGGATGCCTATAATACCGGTACCAAATATGGTGAATTCGATTTAACCCGTGTTTTGCGAGTCATGCGCCCCTACGCTAATGGGATTGCCTTTTTAGCCAACGGCATGCATGCCGTTGAGGATTATATCGTCAGCCGTTTCCAAATGTATCAACAAGTTTATTTCCATCCCGTCTCACGCGGCATGGAAGTCGTCTTACAAAAATTGCTCCAACGCGCTAAATTTCTCTACGAACAACCGGATCATCATCAAAGCTTGGCCCCTCAATTATTGATTCCCTTTTTCGAACAGGATTTCACCTTGCGGGATTATCTTAAACTCGATGATGGCGTCTTAAATACCTATTTTATTTACTGGTTAGACTGCCCCGATACCGTTTTGAAGGATTTAGCGGGCCGTTTTCTCAGCCGTCGTCCTTTAAAATCGGTGAAATTTAATCCATCAACGGCAGATTGCTTACCAGAGATGCGGGCCCTCACCGAACAAGCCGGTTACAACGCGACTTACTACACCGCCGTTAACAATAGCTTTGACCTCCCCTATGATGCCTATGACCCGTCGGCTAAATCGCCCAAAACCCAGATTGAGATTATTCAATCTGATGGGCAACTGAATGAGCTTTCTTCAATCAGTAACTTGGTCGCAGCCATTTCAGGTAAGTTCTCGGGAGACGAACGGTTCTATTTCCCTAAAGAAATGCGCAATACCGCTAATCTCGAAGTTTTCGCACCAATTTATCAACAATTTAACAGCTACATTAATAATGGTGCGATTCAAGCGCACCCCCACAACCAATAA
- a CDS encoding lipoyl protein ligase domain-containing protein — MQDLATLYPQKTWSVVNQQFSADQGQLAFAHANTLLALTKECQQPIIHFWTLEKTVILGMMDTKLPELTAATDQLTAAGYHYFVRNAGGLGIVADTGILNLGFYLPEVADHLSINAAYELMKTLFSETFNTSNITIEHFEVQHSYCPGEYDLSINGQKFAGIAQRRSKNGIAILLYASIEGDQQARGTLMQHFYQAGKAQQQTRWTFPDVHPETMANLADLLHQPLTVASVSQQLSASLQSNSGLTLQSDLQTLMQEADYQTQLTKNTQLLRRYQPGYQP; from the coding sequence TTGCAAGATTTAGCGACCCTTTATCCCCAGAAAACATGGTCCGTTGTTAATCAACAATTTTCGGCTGACCAAGGTCAACTCGCTTTTGCCCACGCGAATACACTGTTGGCCCTCACCAAAGAATGCCAACAACCAATTATTCATTTTTGGACACTCGAAAAAACAGTCATCTTAGGCATGATGGATACCAAATTGCCTGAATTGACCGCTGCTACTGATCAATTGACCGCCGCGGGCTATCACTATTTTGTCCGGAACGCTGGTGGTCTTGGCATTGTTGCCGATACCGGTATTCTCAATCTGGGCTTTTACCTGCCAGAAGTCGCTGATCACCTCTCTATTAATGCGGCTTATGAATTAATGAAGACCCTTTTTAGCGAGACCTTCAACACGAGCAATATCACCATCGAGCATTTTGAAGTGCAGCATTCTTACTGCCCCGGCGAATATGACCTTAGTATCAACGGGCAAAAGTTCGCTGGCATTGCGCAACGACGCTCCAAAAACGGGATTGCGATTTTACTATACGCTAGCATTGAAGGCGACCAACAAGCACGTGGCACTTTAATGCAGCATTTCTATCAAGCTGGCAAAGCCCAACAACAAACGCGTTGGACCTTCCCAGATGTGCATCCCGAAACAATGGCTAACCTCGCTGATTTACTGCACCAACCACTCACGGTGGCTAGTGTCAGCCAACAATTAAGCGCTAGCTTGCAATCAAATTCCGGGTTAACCTTGCAATCAGATTTACAAACACTGATGCAAGAAGCCGACTACCAAACACAACTGACCAAGAACACACAATTATTGCGCCGGTATCAACCAGGATACCAGCCTTAG
- a CDS encoding DUF1934 domain-containing protein: MASKKSTPIKIHLETEITQDGQTESHVFDEEGELIQMGTTTYLRYLEHAQGQETAVRFKLAEDGQVQLTRGTEKDATQLRLYFKMHDAQGSLYQTQYGNLPVLTTTNHLLMTLSDEPLSGEVVVHYQLEISQQVVGDYKLRLIFNA, encoded by the coding sequence ATGGCTAGCAAAAAGAGTACGCCGATTAAAATTCATCTTGAAACAGAAATTACACAAGATGGTCAAACCGAAAGCCACGTTTTCGATGAAGAAGGCGAATTGATCCAAATGGGCACGACGACTTATCTTCGTTACTTAGAACACGCACAAGGCCAAGAAACGGCCGTGCGCTTTAAGTTAGCAGAAGATGGGCAAGTCCAATTAACGCGTGGCACCGAAAAAGATGCGACACAATTACGCCTCTATTTTAAAATGCACGATGCACAGGGCTCACTTTACCAAACACAATACGGCAACTTACCAGTTTTGACGACGACTAATCATTTATTGATGACATTATCAGACGAACCACTTAGCGGTGAAGTTGTTGTTCATTATCAATTAGAAATCAGCCAACAGGTTGTTGGTGATTACAAATTACGATTGATTTTTAATGCTTAA